One window from the genome of Deinococcota bacterium encodes:
- a CDS encoding type II toxin-antitoxin system PemK/MazF family toxin, producing MATYAAGMLVLLAFPFSDGVRAKQRPALVLLDTGDPDLLVARVTSREAGEACDVKLTNWHEAGLLLPSTVRLHKLTTLEKHLVKRTLGRLTDEDWTTVRRTLETLWRGCEKDG from the coding sequence ATGGCGACGTATGCGGCAGGTATGCTTGTCTTGTTGGCCTTTCCGTTCAGCGACGGTGTGCGGGCAAAACAGCGTCCTGCCCTAGTGCTTCTCGACACCGGCGATCCCGATCTTTTGGTGGCCCGGGTGACCAGTCGGGAAGCCGGGGAAGCTTGTGACGTAAAGCTCACGAATTGGCATGAGGCCGGGCTGCTTCTCCCCTCGACCGTGCGGCTGCACAAATTGACCACATTGGAAAAGCACCTCGTGAAGCGCACGCTCGGCCGCCTAACTGACGAAGACTGGACTACCGTGAGAAGGACACTCGAGACGCTCTGGAGAGGCTGCGAAAAAGATGGCTGA